The following proteins are co-located in the Spinactinospora alkalitolerans genome:
- a CDS encoding serine/threonine-protein kinase has protein sequence MTAPLRPEDPARVGEYELIARIGKGGQGVVYLGRAPGGEQVAVKVMSASWASDHRLRSRFGKEVEAAGRVAAFCTATVLDAAPGADPPYIVSEYIDGPSLREAVLREGPRRGTALDRLVIATATALVAIHQAGVVHRDFKPANVLLGPDGPRVIDFGIARTTDATITQTGSIVGTPAYMAPEQVRGREVTAAADVFAWAGVMAFAAGGTSPFQGETLAAVIDRVLHDPPHLDEVPDRLRPLLEACLDKDPARRPSAVQVLGMLVGHDPAAVAGLPVTAVLTDGYTAATSEQTRIAPTVALPVPAAAGDGDGRSDDAGPGGAGRIPEEPGPAGPTGPGRRRPVLPGGIGGPPGGPGGSGGLPGPGGPPGGGVGRRALPWVLAAVLVVIGGAAGWVLFDRIDRPPVDQGIEPVREAATTSSEPSPSASAPEPIPAGQDDAYVPSPEPHVPTEPQQTRQPSPDPGGHHEEDIGDRHHTDEPSTGTTAPDPAHGDDPDPDSGPDTGR, from the coding sequence ATGACCGCTCCTTTGCGGCCCGAGGACCCCGCCCGGGTCGGTGAGTACGAGCTGATCGCGCGGATCGGCAAGGGCGGGCAGGGCGTCGTCTACCTCGGCCGCGCGCCGGGCGGCGAGCAGGTCGCGGTCAAGGTGATGAGCGCCTCCTGGGCCTCCGACCACAGGCTCCGCAGCCGGTTCGGCAAAGAGGTGGAGGCCGCCGGCCGGGTGGCGGCCTTCTGCACCGCGACGGTGCTCGACGCGGCCCCCGGCGCCGACCCTCCCTACATCGTCAGCGAGTACATCGACGGCCCGTCGCTGCGCGAGGCCGTGCTGAGGGAGGGGCCGCGCCGCGGCACCGCCCTGGACCGGCTGGTCATCGCCACGGCGACCGCCCTGGTCGCCATCCACCAGGCGGGCGTCGTGCACCGCGACTTCAAACCGGCCAACGTGCTGCTCGGCCCCGACGGCCCCAGGGTGATCGATTTCGGGATCGCCCGGACCACGGACGCCACCATCACCCAGACGGGCTCCATCGTGGGGACCCCCGCCTACATGGCCCCCGAGCAGGTCAGGGGACGCGAGGTCACCGCGGCCGCCGACGTCTTCGCCTGGGCCGGCGTCATGGCGTTCGCCGCCGGCGGCACCTCTCCGTTCCAGGGGGAGACGCTCGCCGCCGTCATCGACCGCGTGCTGCACGACCCGCCCCATCTGGACGAGGTGCCGGACCGGCTGCGCCCCCTGCTGGAGGCGTGCCTGGACAAGGACCCCGCGCGCAGGCCCAGCGCGGTACAGGTGCTCGGCATGCTGGTCGGGCACGATCCCGCCGCCGTGGCGGGGCTGCCGGTCACGGCCGTGCTCACGGACGGCTACACCGCGGCCACCAGCGAGCAGACCCGGATCGCGCCGACGGTGGCGCTGCCCGTCCCCGCGGCGGCCGGGGACGGCGACGGCCGGTCGGACGACGCGGGACCCGGCGGCGCCGGACGGATCCCGGAGGAGCCCGGTCCCGCCGGACCGACCGGACCGGGGAGGAGGAGGCCGGTCCTGCCCGGCGGCATCGGCGGTCCGCCAGGCGGACCCGGTGGTTCCGGTGGCCTTCCCGGCCCCGGGGGCCCGCCCGGCGGGGGCGTCGGCCGCCGCGCACTGCCGTGGGTGCTGGCCGCGGTGCTCGTGGTCATCGGCGGCGCGGCCGGGTGGGTCCTGTTCGACCGCATCGACCGGCCCCCCGTCGACCAGGGGATCGAACCGGTGCGCGAGGCCGCCACCACCTCGTCCGAGCCGAGTCCGAGCGCGTCGGCGCCGGAGCCGATCCCCGCCGGGCAGGACGACGCCTACGTGCCCTCCCCGGAGCCCCACGTCCCGACCGAGCCGCAGCAGACCCGGCAGCCGTCGCCCGACCCCGGCGGCCACCACGAGGAGGACATCGGGGACCGTCACCACACCGATGAGCCCTCCACGGGAACCACCGCCCCCGACCCGGCCCACGGCGACGATCCCGACCCCGACAGCGGCCCCGACACCGGCCGCTGA
- a CDS encoding VOC family protein, translating to MRCSYIRLLVNDYEACFRFYRDVLGLPVLWGAEDTRYAEFDVGSPTRLALNQREVMAEALNTDEADMSLPGQDRCAVIFEVDDVDTKAAELAAAGARQVSEVRDWTAWGIRAAHFRDPDGYLIEINCPLQILIP from the coding sequence ATGCGCTGCAGCTACATCCGGCTCCTGGTCAACGACTACGAGGCATGCTTCCGCTTCTACCGCGACGTGCTGGGGCTCCCCGTCCTCTGGGGCGCGGAGGACACCCGCTACGCCGAGTTCGACGTGGGCTCGCCGACCCGGCTGGCGCTGAACCAGCGCGAGGTGATGGCCGAGGCGCTCAACACCGACGAGGCCGACATGTCGCTGCCGGGGCAGGACCGCTGCGCGGTGATCTTCGAGGTCGACGACGTCGACACCAAGGCCGCCGAGCTGGCCGCGGCCGGTGCGCGCCAGGTCTCGGAGGTCAGAGACTGGACGGCGTGGGGTATCCGCGCCGCCCACTTCCGCGACCCGGACGGCTACCTGATCGAGATCAACTGCCCGCTGCAGATCCTCATCCCGTGA
- a CDS encoding alpha/beta fold hydrolase, which produces MAVVPLQYRFDGPSRAPVVLLLPDLGAKWSMWEPQMPELTRGMRVLRVNHRGHGRSPAPDGAYTVAELGGDVLALLDECELERFSVVGSGLGGMVALWLAAVESGRAHRLALLSTTTWAPPAQRWRGRGTRARTGGAVAVSDEVTRSWFTPGFAERRPDIVSRVVEEFEATGRAGYAGCCEAIAALDQRVMPARVRAPAVVISAAHDPETPPGHGRRLANALPGSRFEVVSGAAHLVNIERADRVNELLMEHIAP; this is translated from the coding sequence ATGGCCGTGGTTCCCCTTCAGTACCGGTTCGACGGGCCCAGTCGCGCGCCGGTGGTGCTGCTGCTCCCCGACCTCGGCGCGAAGTGGTCGATGTGGGAGCCGCAGATGCCCGAGCTGACCCGCGGGATGCGGGTGCTGCGGGTGAACCACCGCGGGCACGGCCGGTCCCCCGCTCCCGACGGCGCCTACACGGTCGCCGAGCTGGGCGGGGACGTCCTCGCCCTGCTCGACGAGTGCGAACTGGAGCGCTTCTCCGTCGTCGGCTCCGGCCTGGGCGGGATGGTGGCGCTGTGGCTGGCCGCGGTCGAGTCCGGCCGGGCGCACCGGCTGGCGCTGCTGTCCACCACGACCTGGGCCCCGCCGGCGCAGCGCTGGCGCGGCCGCGGCACGCGGGCGCGCACGGGGGGAGCGGTCGCGGTCTCGGACGAGGTCACCCGCTCCTGGTTCACCCCGGGCTTCGCCGAACGGCGCCCCGACATCGTCTCCCGGGTCGTGGAGGAGTTCGAGGCGACCGGCCGCGCGGGCTACGCCGGGTGCTGCGAGGCCATCGCGGCCCTCGACCAGCGCGTGATGCCGGCCAGGGTCCGGGCGCCGGCGGTGGTGATCTCGGCCGCGCACGACCCGGAGACCCCGCCCGGCCACGGCCGCCGCCTCGCCAACGCGCTGCCCGGCTCCCGGTTCGAGGTGGTCAGCGGCGCGGCGCACCTGGTCAACATCGAACGCGCCGACCGGGTCAACGAGCTGCTGATGGAACACATCGCGCCCTGA
- a CDS encoding fluoride efflux transporter FluC: MRERDTAPVDPDVDLHVPRQRRELDASPWPVLGAVSAGGAIGALARYGLDAALPHGPGGFTWSTFTANVAGCLLIGVLMVLITEVWTGRPLLRPFLGAGCLGGFTTFGTAIVDVQRMVGSGAAATGLVHLAGTLLAALVAVWAGAGLTSLAVRRARAGRAVPAGSGPDGDRAGERR, translated from the coding sequence ATGCGCGAGCGCGACACCGCGCCCGTCGACCCCGACGTCGACCTGCACGTCCCGCGGCAGCGCCGGGAACTCGATGCCTCCCCGTGGCCGGTGCTCGGCGCGGTCTCGGCCGGCGGCGCGATCGGCGCCCTCGCCCGGTACGGCCTGGACGCGGCGCTGCCGCACGGCCCCGGCGGCTTCACCTGGTCCACCTTCACCGCCAACGTCGCGGGCTGCCTGCTCATCGGCGTGCTCATGGTGCTGATCACCGAGGTGTGGACCGGCCGCCCTCTGCTGCGCCCCTTCCTCGGCGCCGGCTGCCTCGGCGGGTTCACCACCTTCGGCACCGCGATCGTCGACGTGCAGCGGATGGTCGGCTCCGGAGCGGCCGCGACCGGTTTGGTACACCTGGCGGGCACGCTGCTGGCCGCGCTGGTCGCGGTCTGGGCCGGGGCTGGGTTGACGTCCCTGGCCGTGCGCCGAGCGCGGGCCGGGCGGGCGGTGCCGGCGGGTTCCGGTCCGGACGGCGACCGGGCGGGGGAGCGGCGGTGA
- the crcB gene encoding fluoride efflux transporter CrcB, with product MTALAIALGAAVGAPARYLIDRFVQARHGSAFPWGTLAVNITGCLLLGALTALAPSAPVAALLGTGFLGALTTYSTFGYETVRLAQEGAGPLALLNAATSLLAGLGAAYCGAVLVQALTG from the coding sequence GTGACGGCCCTCGCGATCGCGCTCGGCGCGGCCGTCGGCGCCCCCGCGCGCTACCTCATCGACCGCTTCGTGCAGGCCCGGCACGGTTCGGCGTTCCCGTGGGGGACGCTGGCCGTGAACATCACCGGCTGCCTGCTGCTCGGCGCCCTCACCGCGCTCGCCCCGTCGGCTCCGGTGGCCGCGCTGCTGGGAACGGGGTTCCTCGGCGCGCTGACCACCTATTCCACGTTCGGCTACGAGACGGTGCGGCTGGCCCAGGAGGGCGCCGGCCCTCTGGCGCTGCTGAACGCCGCGACGAGCCTGCTCGCGGGCCTCGGCGCGGCCTACTGCGGGGCGGTCCTGGTCCAGGCCCTCACGGGATGA